In the genome of Aedes aegypti strain LVP_AGWG chromosome 2, AaegL5.0 Primary Assembly, whole genome shotgun sequence, the window CCACCATGCTGTTTTTAGTGGAAGAACTTTCTGCCTGAATTTTGATTATAACTTTTTCCAGGTAAAATTCCAGCCATTGCTAAAAAAGCTTTCTTAGAGAATTGCCTCAAGGAATTTTACAGAGATTTCACAGAAATTTCTATTAAGAAGTATTCCTCCTTCAGGAACTCTtaaataattcttccagaaactccttAGCTTTTTCCTTCATatatagggggattaggggaataatgaacacacggggcgaGATAAGCACCTCTTCCTAGAATatgcatatttcatcaaaactttttccacTTACAAATCTGTTTTGTTTATTAACTTtatgacggtataaaagtttatgttttgcttcaattgtccaTTGAATGTTGACTTTACCTTTTTCTCAGCATGTTGTTTTAAAAGATTGATAACCAATCTTCTCATTAATAGTATTGATTGtaaaaaattatgatttacTTTAGTTAATAGTTGATAATATTGTATAGCTGAGTTGGTCTAATCAATAACATTGCAGACAATCAATTTGTTTGTTGTTGTAGTATTGAAATTTTCCCTGACCTCTAGTGAAATTCCCGgactttccctgactttccaggtcaagaattgaattccctgacattccctgctttccaggttttttcaggtagtcgacaccctgaaattcatgaagaagtcCCAGAATTCATTGGtgacagaatctctggagaaatcactggaagaatttctgaaactttccTCGAagaatctgtaaaaaaaatcctgtcaaCTCTGAAACTTCTAGAATTTTCCCGAGGACTCTTTCTACCATAATTGTTCAATTAATGCTTGCAGAAATTTCATCTTGTTCatttttcttgtaaaaaaataCCTTGGTCTGTATTGGTGCTAAGAACCAGtgttgggaatggtaatagtagtacacgcaaaaaaattgtgcggtaaaaactatcattttagggggttaacttaagcgctcgcaccggcaattttcagcagaccagaaatgcgcttgatttaaccatgtctgtagtcgaaatcgaattgatgaaaataacttctgtcaaatgtaccagtaatgcggcgGGATGTACCATAAACATATAGTAATTtgttctgaaattccatggtagtttcaagaataggcgtagtcagctacaatagtagtttttaccacagaattttttcccgtgtaggcttaaatttcgcgaaaatcacgtcggcaccgctcaaacgtcaaattagtgaactcgtgcattggtccatattgggtacatgaattttttaaatcgttagtgtcattgaaggctcgaaatgcgggaaatgcagcgggaaatagaacatttttctacagtaattttgggttgctaagttagcaacgggtgttttgcaattttcaaggctctttgcctacagcagcgatagttgtgagtttcactggcttcgctgactgcgattggctttgtttggctactgtagaatgaatttcagattttttcccaaccctgctaaGAACTCCCCACCACAAAACAAATCATTCGATACTCACCTATCACTTCACTGCCTTCCGATTCTTCCGCTTTCTCGTCTACTTCCGAATCCTGTTTCTCCGCTTCCTCTTCGCCGTTCACCTGTTCATCTTCCTCTTCTTCCTCCTCCTCTTCGACGTCATTAATAAAATCACTATCACTTTCTTCTTTCCTAATGGTGGCCGCCTTTGTCGTTCGACCCATCTTCCGAGCTACCTGCCTTTTACCCTGAGTTAGTTTTCTCCTATCATGGATCTGCTCTTCCTccacttcctcttcttcttctccgtCAACATCGTCATTGCCGGAATCCGCTTCCTCGTCTTCTTCCTCATCTTCTGCTTCCTCTTcaccatcttcttcttcctcttccgCTGCCACTTCCTCTTCGTCCTCCTCTTCTTCATTATCACTGTCGTCCTCCTGTGCATCCTCATCATCTTCCTGCTCCATTTCTTCATCCTCTTCCGGTTCCGCTTCAACCATCGTCTTATCCCGGTGCTTGACGTCGGGTGGTTTCTTCACACCATTACTGCTAAAACCATTCGCCTGGGTGATATCCCTCATGAGCTGCGATTGTCGCTTCCTCAGGATGTCCATCATCGGTTTGGTGTAGCCTTTGATGTAGTCTTCACTCTCTATGTAATCCAAAGCGTTGGAAGTTTTGTTCTCAAGCTCCCTGATCGCGTACGTCGGATTACCGCTGTACCTAATCACAACCTCTTCCATCTGGTCGGCCCGCTCGAATTCCTTCTCCGCTCGCTCGCGCGCAATCTGGTCCGGATCGGTGCTGAGGatctcggaccagcaaaacttcttctccttcttgtgGGTGGAACCTTTGCCGCCGTGGGATTTTCCGTTGGCGGGAGTTCGTGCGCTGTCCCGTTTGGAGCGGAGATTTTTCGGCGATGTGGTTTTGTTGTGCAGAGTGCTTTCGCGGTACGGCAGAACGCCTAGCTTCATCAACGATTTGACGTGGTTGATCTTGTTGGTGGATTCCGCTTCGTCCTGAGAGGTTAGCCGCTGGCTCAGCTTGGCGATGTCCTCCACGATCAGTTTGAGGCGAGATTTCGGCTTGTATCCTAACCGTTGCAGCTCTTGGAAGAACAAGGACCGAAGGTAGTCGTAATCCGGCCGATCATCGTACGTCAATCCGCCCACGTAGTGAAGGAAATCGCCCAGATATTTGGGGCAGTCCTCGCCGTAGATGGTTTTCAGCATTTCGCGGACATCTGTCATGAAGTACTCCTTCATACGGTGTACCTGCTCCGGTTGATTGAGCATCTTTTCGTCCTTCCAGGGAAGGAAACCGCGGCTCCAGAAGATGAGATTATAACTGAAAGAGAGGAAAATAATGCAGGTATTAGATCAGAGTGCATAGTTGTTACTTAAAATCAGGTAAGGAAGTAGAGGGTGCCGCCGATCGTGATCAGCATTTCCGAATTTGGTGGATTTAAGCATGAGATTTTACACTCCATAAAGggaatcaaaattttcttccGCGTTTTTCCGGGAATCCTTAAAATTGCGAAGTACTTCTCAAACATATTGAAAAGAAGAGGCAAACAAGTTTTCATTAACTACACACCAAAGTTTTATTGCTGGCAACCAGCAAAaaattgctgattttttttgtgctgtaagTCCAGCAATCCTTCCAGCAAAATATATTTTGCTGATCGTTCAGCAAACTGGATTGTCAGGAAATTGACAGATCTTATGCTGAACTTTCAGCAATGCGCAAACCCGTTTGCTGAATAACCAGTAATTAAATCCCAAACAATATTTGCTGTACAACCAGCAATTCGTGAATTCGGTttgataaatcaataactatttGATTCCACATAAAATAACATATTTAATTGCGATACATATTTAAATTATACAAACATTTCAATGGATTACTTTCAGTATTTGGTTTTTCATTACGCTGTGACTTTCCCGTTTGCCACAAAGGCCTCCGTGATGAATCTCTTGTGTCTAATGGGTTTTTATCTTAGAAATGACAAAATCTTCAACTTTTCTGTGAAACCATGTAAGACTAGAATATCAATGCCTGGAAATATAAACAAATGTCTCCAATTGTTTGctgattttacattttgaaacgattttttatACTTACAAACATCCATTGTTACATGGAGAAGACATCTTTTGAacgagatgaaaaaaaaactacgtttTTGACAGTTGTTTTTCTGATCATTTCAGTAAACTACAAGTTTGCTGATTATGCAGCAAACAATATTTACTTTACTGAATAACCAGTAAAATATAAATTGCTGAAGCCCTTCCAGCATTTCATTTTGCTGGAAGGCAAActcaaaatttggtgtgtatgacaaagctgaacgtttgttcagacctgaagagatcaaactgaaataaataattcatttgaattttgactagTCTAAGTAATCAGAATAAAACAGAGAACCGCGTCCCAGCACTCATCGGAAAGGAGAGTTTCTTAAGAATTAGTAATAACGATTTCGACTAAATCTTGGATGCTATTTTTGAATGGCTTTTTCAGACTGGTTGCCAAAATAcgaagttatctgtcaaatcgtacactacAGGTTATTTATCAGAGCTTCAAGCCTGACAAACTTCTGGCaggagctggtgttcctcaaagcAGCGTATTGTGAAATATTTCCACATCCAAAATTTATGTTTGCGTATAACACAAGCCGCTCCGCCAAAAGACATAGCCTGCGGGCTGCGTGTTATCGGtagtaaattgcaaaaaagtttgtatattttttcttcagacTTGGAAAAATAGACGTTCTAGTtcgaatgcttccaaaactcaacttataataatCCCATTAGGCATCATTTGgaataacgccatttggcacaTTTTCCCATCAAAAACAGTCATctttcaaaagaagggaaataATCCTAGTTATGCAAAAtggtcattatgccaaatggttaATATGCCAAATGATCTTATGTCAAATGGCACGCTCTCCAATGTGGCGAAGGAGGAAGAATTCATATTGCATTTTAAACTGGCCCACAGCAGTCcgaatggggccttccttagccgagtggttagagtccactgttacaaagcaaagccatgctgaaggtgtctgggttcgattcccggtcgatccaggatcttttcgtattggaaatttccttgacttccctgggcatagagtatcatcgtacctgccacacgatatactaatgcaaaaatggcaactttggcaaagaaagctctcagttaataactgtgaaagaatcctaacctgagaagcaggctctgtcataGTGAGgacgaggaagaagaagaagcagaccGAAGATTTTCATGCAACTACGCCAGTTCATACGGGAGGGGTAACgaaattttatggcagagaggcttgcttttggttagcagactgcctaagGCGTAAGGATAGGCGCgatataatgatggaagaatggaagcgtaaggAAAGGGTTTCtagtccgtctctggttctagcgatgGCTATGAAGTTTAAGTGTGATAGACTAACAGTAGAAGATAGaaacaagtgaaagatacaacttcAAAGTATGAGGAAAGatacgggcctgggattgactTCCtgtttatgaagcagaagcgatagtCATTACACCACCAACCCCCTCAATTGTAACATgttgttaacaacattttaaaaactgGGTAATTCATTTTAGCAAACAAGTATTAGGTGCTTGTAGAAAGGCAATAATCGAGCTACTCACCCTAAACACTCCAAATCGCTTCGTCTCGCATGCGCACCCATATGCGCATCCCGGGAAGTGAACTCCAGCGTGCCATCGTGAGCCCGTCGCTGGTCCATGCAGAACGGCCTGTGCTGACCCGTACTGTCCATAAACTTTGAAGCCAATCCGAAATCAATCAAATGAATCCGTTCCTCCATAGGTCCAGTGCCAGcctgcttctgcttcttctgCTCATCCTTTTCCTTAGCTTCTACCTTTATTGCCGCCCCATTTCGACTAATATGCACATCAATCTGCTTGAaattttcattcacatttttggTCGTAATGTGGTAGAAGAACGACTTGCTGTTATCCCCGTCCTTCCTTCGTTTGCGCttatttttgctatttttatGATCCTCATCGTCGCTGTCATCCCGGTAAACGATATTTTTCAATGGGCGCAGATAGTGCGACTTGACCATATTCTGATAGATCTCCGACTCGGCAACGCCATTGCCCCGACAGGATCGCACCGGATTCGATCCGCTAAACTCAACAGCCTTCTTTACCGTTACGGTTGGTGTCGATAGCAAGCCATTGTAACCTCCGCCGCCTTCGCCACCGGATACAGTCTTCTTTTTATTTGGCGAGTTTTCACCGTTTGCACATTTGTTAATCAGCAGTTTTGCGCTCTTGACGTTGGTCAGCTCCGAAACTGGCACCTTCCCGATCATCAGGTTTTCCGCTTTGATGTCCGAGTGGACGTAACCCTTGTCGTGCAGATGCTCCAAGACGTCCAATATCTGGCAAGCAATGATGGGAATACTTTTCGGATCGACCCGTTTGTTTTTGATCAACGAGTTCAAGTCCCGTTGGTAGCGTTTCAGGATCAGGAAGCGATAGCGTTCATCTTTGAAGTAATGCGATCCGGATGCGATGTATTCTGGCATGCCCGGGGGAATGGGATTGGATTCTGGAAGAGATAAAATTTAAGCTTTAGTAATTGTACAGATCGGGATCGATTATCTGGAGTATCGATGTGATTCTAGGAAAAAGGGAGAAGCAAAAGAGACGTTGATTCGCATCGAAAATAaccatattttttaatacaGTTTATCTACACATTACCCGCTATGTTAACCTTATAAAAAAGCTCTGCTATTGATCATGGAATGTGATGAACGTCTGAGAAACATGACCTTCTAATTTTCATCAGTTTAAGTATGTTCAAGATGGTTTATGGTTATGGTTTCAGCAACATCGTAACAAGCAAAAGATACATAACTCCTAAGTTGTTTGAAGgattatttgcaaaatttcagtgaactTTTTGCTTGGTTCGTATATGAATCCTTACAAAAACTTTCAATGGGTTGATTATAATTTGCGAATTATTGGCGGAATCATATGGGAATATGCTAAGTAGTGTAACCACATTTTCTTACCGGAAGGTCAAGAGGTTAATTATGCAAAAGTTGAATCTTTTCCAGATGCTTATAGCTTAGCAGATGTCAAGTAGGATATCCAACAAGATCCTTCTTGGGTATTGTTTGATAAACTCCTTGACAGATCCATGAAATGTTCATTAGTGTGAGACGAAATTCAGATTATCGTTCCActccactttttggattttaATTTGGTCCAATTAAAACTGTGCAAAAATTCAGCTCGATTGGTAAAACTACAATTTAACGCCAGCCGTCCAAAGTTTATACGGAATTTACTATGAGAAAACTtactttggtaaagaaaactCACCCATTAACCTCTATCAAAATTCTCAATTCAAGGTCTGTTCGAAAGGTGTTCGACAAttcgacacttgtgaaaaaaaaaaatgatttaatgaaaCCCAATTGACAAggtgacgttgattaacacgtaaaggaataacaaaacatcatcgtaaaaatacataTCGAGGTCTATGTTTAGACTTTTTATAGAGGTTAATGGGCGAACTCTggagatttttctttgtaaaagtacTTTTTCTCATATTAACACCTtgaacaaactttgaacggctggctcTAAATTATAGTTTcgagttatctgtcaaattccgaacagtaaACACCTATCCTAGTTGCAGCGATTGTCGCAATCTCTGTTTTCAACTATTTGGAGTGTAAACATCCACCCTGGGGAAAAAATCCCAAGGAAAGTCAGAGGCCGGCTCAGTCGCTGAGGCTGGGCCGTCCGGTAAAGTGAATATGCTGATCCATAAGACCTACGATAAAAACAAAGTGCGCCTAACCTCATCACAACAAATCGACGCTATGCTTGGAAGTTCGCTAGTAATCCcacacacgcagcgaactggactatcgaaattcatacattttgccttatgaaagatggaacgattatcgcaatacgaacgctttatgtatcgttttagcatcaccccacatcaaggtgttgataggcgcggggtgtacgtacgagcctatcgatcgcaaggtccttggttcgattccaggttaccgcgaaaactatttttgttttcaaatttcggtttcataaggcaaatttatgaatttcaacccgattccttgtggcgaattttcataaggggttcctatgtttatcgataatCAATTTGCCTGAgtgcacgcagcgaactggactatcgaatttcatacattttgccttatgaaaggttgatcgattattgcaatacgaatgctttatgtatcgttttagcatcactcctgatcaaggcgtcgattggcgcgtggtgtacgctcgggcctatcgatcgcaaggttcttggttcgattccaggttgccgcgttaaacgttttttgttttcaaattctggtttcataaggcaaatttaagaatttcaacccgatttcttgtggcgaattttcataaggggttcctatgtttatcgatagtccatttgcctgagtgcagAGGATCCACAGGGGACCCGAACCAACTCCGGCAGCTCCAGTCAGCCATCCGGCTCGCTATCGCAACCGATAATTCCGTCCAACAATAATGCTTCTACATCAACCCAACCACTGGCGTTCAACATTCCTACCAGCAACTCATTCGAGTCTCTAACTGAAATAATGGATGACTCGAATCTCCCCGGCGATGCGACTGTCCCAGGAAACAGCGAGTATAGTCAAAATACCGTTGCTCGCAAGATTCCATAATCTTCTCAAGCTAATGAATTGGAACAGCCGTTCCTTGAATAACAAAGTCGCTGAGTTTTTCAACTTTGTGGAATCCAACGACATCGATATCGCAGTGGTTACTGAAACCTGGCAACGTAGCCACAATTCGCTGTACAGTCCcaactagaaatcctttataagagagattcgcggaagctgacatttctgtcaaagtgtgagccaatcgagcagcgagagctgtcaaagtgtgagccaaacgaacatgcgttatgtttgttttgaacttttcttgaggagtacggtaaaccgcttgaaattatttcggtaaaagcaattttgcatgaagcaaacatatgaaaagttttacttttttgaatgtttgtcaatgcgatttttagtttttgattatttcggctgtttattagttttgatatgtagctcaaagatctgtaacgaaacaaaatacactttatagcaatgaggaagtcatgtccgtgttacaatatttttctcgacgccgagcaaaatcagcactgctggtctgttgccaaatcattccattttacttccgcttatctctctataaaggatcactagtccCAACTACTCAACAATTCGTCTGGATCGCCAGCATGCTGATGCAGAACGCGGTGGAGAAGTCGCTATCTTCATCAAGAGGGGTATCTCCTTTACCCAACTTGACCTATCCACGTCGATTATCGAGGCTGTTTGAGTTTCAATCAACACCGGTACAACGCCAGTAAACATCGTAGCAGCATATTTTGCCGGTTCGAACAGGAAAGCCCATCTTCAGCAGTTAAGCCGTGACATTCGAACGCTGACCAACTTTGaagtacagtaatacctcgatataacgtaactcgatataacgtagtttttacctcgatataacgtaattttaATATAacgtaatgttttttttataaaaaacatggtttatgaacagctataaacattttttaaaattcaaacaccaaccaatactaaatcaaagcaattcaaacgtttaccacagacaaacagacgtaacactcatAACAAatagcgatcaaaatcatagtcgagagAGCATGTACGCCCAAAGCTAAAATTGATGTATTTGGCCGGtagaccaacagatggcggtagtgtgtaaacgtcaaacacgaacaaaaactatGCGAGCGCTGCCGGTGGTGGACTGACCACCTACactatatttgaatcgaccgttaaaaaggtggtcgatggacaacggtaagagtgtgacgtctgtttgtctgtgcgttTATTATCAGTGAATAcagtcataaatcgatatcgaaATTTCTCGACGGATTCTGAGGATGCCTCCAGATATTCCGACAATAATTGCTCCATGGGCTTATCTTAAACTGTCCTGGTATTCATGTATAAACTTAAAAcctattcttaaaataattccaacagggatattccagaaattctacaagtTGACCCTCCAGATATTCATGTGTTATTTCTCCAGGATACAAAGTGGATTCAACTATGCATTCTACAAACAATTCCACATATGATAccttataccgttttgtctcaaattccgaacagactcatattccgaacacttggtttttgtatggtgattgggttgaaatgtttcgctgaaatatgtcatcaaataatcAGGAAATGgcatcaattgcaattcaatttgaacgtctcccaatctattttatagctcgagagtagtgatgattctctagttcgagactagttaaactagctcagataaatttattttcgaaattatttatCTGAATAGGATTTATTcgcgctgttcggaatttgaatcgaggtgttcgga includes:
- the LOC5575134 gene encoding uncharacterized protein LOC5575134 isoform X1, which codes for MGHDDDNHFQRVRNGSHLPNGSKLNLHSHPEDGTVGRFSRSTSLLRQVLRLYQNNSKSKTLRRRKRRETSSKTSSRPSQKARAKRHHNFPLRNNMGKRHAADSENHQYETPQKRQKVSIETPTSCSPALNVSFQLTREFVDGTILTDLSLKDWRIGKPIGKGSFGEIFLASDNVSKPVTSENAKYVVKIEPHSNGPLFVEIHALLNTAKRTESNPIPPGMPEYIASGSHYFKDERYRFLILKRYQRDLNSLIKNKRVDPKSIPIIACQILDVLEHLHDKGYVHSDIKAENLMIGKVPVSELTNVKSAKLLINKCANGENSPNKKKTVSGGEGGGGYNGLLSTPTVTVKKAVEFSGSNPVRSCRGNGVAESEIYQNMVKSHYLRPLKNIVYRDDSDDEDHKNSKNKRKRRKDGDNSKSFFYHITTKNVNENFKQIDVHISRNGAAIKVEAKEKDEQKKQKQAGTGPMEERIHLIDFGLASKFMDSTGQHRPFCMDQRRAHDGTLEFTSRDAHMGAHARRSDLECLGYNLIFWSRGFLPWKDEKMLNQPEQVHRMKEYFMTDVREMLKTIYGEDCPKYLGDFLHYVGGLTYDDRPDYDYLRSLFFQELQRLGYKPKSRLKLIVEDIAKLSQRLTSQDEAESTNKINHVKSLMKLGVLPYRESTLHNKTTSPKNLRSKRDSARTPANGKSHGGKGSTHKKEKKFCWSEILSTDPDQIARERAEKEFERADQMEEVVIRYSGNPTYAIRELENKTSNALDYIESEDYIKGYTKPMMDILRKRQSQLMRDITQANGFSSNGVKKPPDVKHRDKTMVEAEPEEDEEMEQEDDEDAQEDDSDNEEEEDEEEVAAEEEEEDGEEEAEDEEEDEEADSGNDDVDGEEEEEVEEEQIHDRRKLTQGKRQVARKMGRTTKAATIRKEESDSDFINDVEEEEEEEEDEQVNGEEEAEKQDSEVDEKAEESEGSEVIGKPRTVRRRQLLSESSDQKDSDFNDQESSEYESRGSRGHRKPGGRQRLNRDRSKPGHNNHQPYSKANAGNNNKKVPVIARNNNNNNNHHHHKPYYGDVDDSSHDAPPQHHDREQQQKFRLMKRRKSGLRERIRPTARSINYQDDLHQKKSRKRSAKRYSDDEDYCQVDESSCSSSHSATSVGSASTAVSSDFSEYSDQAVPKRKSSRKRVIPAFSNSSRSALSSNSRSSSVHNVAANGGVTTATTNGHGIFSGRRIYPDDEDDFFDDDDTRDMDYSPVKNKRTNRKPINSRKTITSLKKRNGESKGGSTAGSTAAGLPGSCAVAAVSKGGVVAGLRGRRDHAIRTYSRG
- the LOC5575134 gene encoding uncharacterized protein LOC5575134 isoform X3 translates to MGKRHAADSENHQYETPQKRQKVSIETPTSCSPALNVSFQLTREFVDGTILTDLSLKDWRIGKPIGKGSFGEIFLASDNVSKPVTSENAKYVVKIEPHSNGPLFVEIHALLNTAKRTESNPIPPGMPEYIASGSHYFKDERYRFLILKRYQRDLNSLIKNKRVDPKSIPIIACQILDVLEHLHDKGYVHSDIKAENLMIGKVPVSELTNVKSAKLLINKCANGENSPNKKKTVSGGEGGGGYNGLLSTPTVTVKKAVEFSGSNPVRSCRGNGVAESEIYQNMVKSHYLRPLKNIVYRDDSDDEDHKNSKNKRKRRKDGDNSKSFFYHITTKNVNENFKQIDVHISRNGAAIKVEAKEKDEQKKQKQAGTGPMEERIHLIDFGLASKFMDSTGQHRPFCMDQRRAHDGTLEFTSRDAHMGAHARRSDLECLGYNLIFWSRGFLPWKDEKMLNQPEQVHRMKEYFMTDVREMLKTIYGEDCPKYLGDFLHYVGGLTYDDRPDYDYLRSLFFQELQRLGYKPKSRLKLIVEDIAKLSQRLTSQDEAESTNKINHVKSLMKLGVLPYRESTLHNKTTSPKNLRSKRDSARTPANGKSHGGKGSTHKKEKKFCWSEILSTDPDQIARERAEKEFERADQMEEVVIRYSGNPTYAIRELENKTSNALDYIESEDYIKGYTKPMMDILRKRQSQLMRDITQANGFSSNGVKKPPDVKHRDKTMVEAEPEEDEEMEQEDDEDAQEDDSDNEEEEDEEEVAAEEEEEDGEEEAEDEEEDEEADSGNDDVDGEEEEEVEEEQIHDRRKLTQGKRQVARKMGRTTKAATIRKEESDSDFINDVEEEEEEEEDEQVNGEEEAEKQDSEVDEKAEESEGSEVIGKPRTVRRRQLLSESSDQKDSDFNDQESSEYESRGSRGHRKPGGRQRLNRDRSKPGHNNHQPYSKANAGNNNKKVPVIARNNNNNNNHHHHKPYYGDVDDSSHDAPPQHHDREQQQKFRLMKRRKSGLRERIRPTARSINYQDDLHQKKSRKRSAKRYSDDEDYCQVDESSCSSSHSATSVGSASTAVSSDFSEYSDQAVPKRKSSRKRVIPAFSNSSRSALSSNSRSSSVHNVAANGGVTTATTNGHGIFSGRRIYPDDEDDFFDDDDTRDMDYSPVKNKRTNRKPINSRKTITSLKKRNGESKGGSTAGSTAAGLPGSCAVAAVSKGGVVAGLRGRRDHAIRTYSRG
- the LOC5575134 gene encoding uncharacterized protein LOC5575134 isoform X2, producing MGHDDDNHFQRVRNGSHLPNGSKLNLHSHPEDGTVGRFSRSTSLLRQVLRLYQNNSKSKTLRRRKRRETSSKTSSRPSQKARAKRHHNFPLRNNMGKRHAADSENHQYETPQKRQKVSIETPTSCSPALNVSFQLTREFVDGTILTDLSLKDWRIGKPIGKGSFGEIFLASDNVSKPVTSENAKYVVKIEPHSNGPLFVEIHALLNTAKRTESNPIPPGMPEYIASGSHYFKDERYRFLILKRYQRDLNSLIKNKRVDPKSIPIIACQILDVLEHLHDKGYVHSDIKAENLMIGKVPVSELTNVKSAKLLINKCANGENSPNKKKTVSGGEGGGGYNGLLSTPTVTVKKAVEFSGSNPVRSCRGNGVAESEIYQNMVKSHYLRPLKNIVYRDDSDDEDHKNSKNKRKRRKDGDNSKSFFYHITTKNVNENFKQIDVHISRNGAAIKVEAKEKDEQKKQKQAGTGPMEERIHLIDFGLASKFMDSTGQHRPFCMDQRRAHDGTLEFTSRDAHMGAHARRSDLECLGYNLIFWSRGFLPWKDEKMLNQPEQVHRMKEYFMTDVREMLKTIYGEDCPKYLGDFLHYVGGLTYDDRPDYDYLRSLFFQELQRLGYKPKSRLKLIVEDIAKLSQRLTSQDEAESTNKINHVKSLMKLGVLPYRESTLHNKTTSPKNLRSKRDSARTPANGKSHGGKGSTHKKEKKFCWSEILSTDPDQIARERAEKEFERADQMEEVVIRYSGNPTYAIRELENKTSNALDYIESEDYIKGYTKPMMDILRKRQSQLMRDITQANGFSSNGVKKPPDVKHRDKTMVEAEPEEDEEMEQEDDEDAQEDDSDNEEEEDEEEVAAEEEEEDGEEEAEDEEEDEEADSGNDDVDGEEEEEVEEEQIHDRRKLTQGKRQVARKMGRTTKAATIRKEESDSDFINDVEEEEEEEEDEQVNGEEEAEKQDSEVDEKAEESEGSEVIGKPRTVRRRQLLSESSDQKDSDFNDQESSEYESRGSRGHRKPGGRQRLNRDRSKPGHNNHQPYSKANAGNNNKKVPVIARNNNNNNNHHHHKPYYGDVDDSSHDAPPQHHDREQQQKFRLMKRRKSGLRERIRPTARSINYQDDLHQKKSRKRSAKRYSDDEDYCQVDESSCSSSHSATSVGSASTAVSSDFSEYSDQAVPKRKSSRKRVIPAFSNSSRSALSSNSRSSSVHNVAANGGVTTATTNGHGIFSGRRIYPDDEDDFFDDDDTRDMDYSPVKNKRTNRKPINSRKTITSLKKRNGESKGSFSLV